The following DNA comes from Lynx canadensis isolate LIC74 chromosome C2, mLynCan4.pri.v2, whole genome shotgun sequence.
CTGGCCAATGACGGCTCCCACTGGGGACGTGAGCAGTTCCAGCTGACGAAGCCGCGCCTGCTGGCTGGGGGTACACGCGGCAGCTGCTCTTTACCAATGAGGGCACACACACGGGAAGAAACGGTGTGCGCCTGGACCGGAGGGCCAGCCCTGTGACCAGCAGGGGAACAAGCCCCAGCACGAGCCAGAACGACACAGGAGGCAGACACACACTTGGAAAGGGCCGGGGTCTCTGACCGAGCTGCCCACATAACCGACTTCTTGTCAACAACCCATTACTCCTCCCAGGGATGAGGACTGTGTCCACCTGCAGGCGGGAGGCCCCCCAGCAGCGAACCCCTACAGCTTTCGTGCCACCACAGCAGCCGCCCCGTCCCCAGGCCAGAGCCAGGGCTCTCCTGcagctgttgggggggggggggggtctcctctctctctaggCCGGCTCCTTCCCACTGACTGAGCTTAGAGCCAGCGTCCCGCCCTCTGGGGCCTGGCTCGGTGTCCCTGGGTGTCTCCAGCCCATCCAAccatccccccgccccgccgcccccacTCTCCACATCCTGGGCAGAGGGAAGTGGCAGCCACCTCCAGCCAGGCTGTCTCTGTCACACTCACCCTGTTCCTGCGACCGCTCACGGCTTCCCTCTGTGAGAAGGAGGGGAACGGGTCCCGGGAAGGGGGCTTCGGGCTGAGCTGGCCCTGGACGCTGcaggtgggagagagagcacagggtgTGTGAGCCTGACCTGCTCGGGGCCCCATGTCAAACCCTCCGGAGGCTGAGCGCAGCGAGGGAGGCAGACTGCCACTCTGTGATGTTTctgggggacagggtgggggaggggcggggggatgggaggggacggagcagggtaggggcagggggatggggtgggggggacagggcaggggaagggcgggggggggccgggggggacggggtggggaaggggcaggggggcgggggggtctaCCCTCCACAACCCCCCACCAGAGACAACTTTGCCGCGCCTGGGCTCCCACCGGGGCTGGGCGCTCTGAACACACAAAGCTAACGCAGAGCAGGGGCTGCAAAGCCCGCCCCCGAGGTGGCGTCCATATGGCCTCGCACGCGGGGCAAACGGAACAGGTGGCTTCGCCGTCACCTGGACTCAGCCCGACAGCCTCACTGGGAGCAACGGTTTCTACAACATTCCGCATGTGCGGTTTATGCTCAGAAACACCCACGACAGTGCAACGCGCCCCCCAAGGCCGCGTCAGCCGCGTCGGCAGTGCTGTGGCCCAGAGGGCCCTCCCTCGGGGCACAcgcccctcccatcccctcccccgtGGCAGCTCAGCAGGCCACGGTCACAGCCACGTGACTTTCCCTCAGGTTCTGCGGTGCTGGGCCCGGCAACGCTCCCGTGCCCGCCGGTCCGCTCCACCCGCCCCCACCTCGGGGCTGCTCCACCGCCAGGGCTGGTCAGACCCACACAGGCCCCGGGCCCTGAGCCTCGCGACGCACAGCAGAAAGCCGGCTGGGATGGGGAGCACCGGGACGGGGAAGAACCACCCTGGGGGGttcccttccctcactccccagTCATGCAGGCCTGGGAAAGGCCCACTGACCCCACAGCAGGACCCCAGGGACAGGCCTGCCGTCCCTCCGGCCTCACCTGGCCTCCTCCTCGCCACAGCTGAGCGCGTCCCGCTGGGTCTCGGCGGCGGTGTTCAGGGCGCTCAGGCCGTAGGACAGCTCGGGCCGGCCGTTCCCTGCTCCCTCTCCGCCGGGGGCCGtgacctcctctccctccagcaaTGCTCGGGACAGCTCCTCCTCGGTCACCGCTTCAGATGACGGGAAGGGCGCAGAAGCATCAGTGCGGACCCTCCCTCCCCACGCACCCCCCCACAAGCCCCCTGGACCACAGCATTCGGCTCTGCTTTAGACAAGAGGCATGCCTGTCCGCCCCGCTGGCCAGCTCAACAGCACGGTGGGGTCGTGCCTGCCACACCCTGACCCTGGCATGTGCTGGATGAGAGCCTGAACTTCAGCAGTTCTGCAAGTATTCATAagaagtgaggggcgcctgggtggctcagtcggttaagcggccgacttcagctcaggtcatgatctcacggttcgtgagttcgagccccatattcggctctgtgctgacagctcagagcctggagcctgcttcggattctgtctccctctctctctgactgtcccctgctcatgctctgtctctctctgtctcaaaaataagtaaaacataaaaaaaaaaaaaaaaaaaaaaaaaagaagtgaaattaaggtacactttaaaaaggaacagagtGCACAATATTTAGTCCATTTCACTCACACGTGGCTTAATTTCCCGGAGTTAACGTATATGAAAACTGCTCACCCAGGGGAACAGAACTGCACACGTGGGGAGGGCCAGGGACCGGCACGGCCATTACAGTGGACCCCAGGAAACAGGCACGGGTCCCGGACAACGGGGGTGGCGCCCTCCCGCCTCCAACAGGAAAACCAGGGGACCCGGTGCTTGGAGGGCAAGGGTCCCCTCCGCCTGCAGGGATGCTGCCAGCCCTCCCGGACCCTCGACGCGCTCGCCAGGGCGCTCAGGGAAGTGCAGCAGTGCATTCTGACAATAAAAGGGCAGCGGAAAcaactctgctctgacagtgggGCCGATGGGCAGCGTGGGGTCCGTGGGCAGCGTGGGGCCGCGCCCAGGGCCCCTCGCCCCACTCACGCTTGCGAAGTGAGGGGTGCAAACCTGGGGGCTCCCCCGGAGGAGAccacggtggggggtggggtacaCCTGCCAGGTCCGCAAGGATCTGCAACACGCGggaagggcgggggaggggcggggccccCGTCGGGGCGGCGCGGACACCTACTCTGGTTGTCCAGCTTCTGCAGGTGCGGCAGGTTACGCAGGACGGTCATGCGGTAGAGGTGTGGGTCGGGCCCGCAGCACGGGTTCTCCGCCAGCCACAGCACGCGCAGGCGCGGCAGGCCCTTCAGGTAGTAGAGCTCCGCCAGGCTGGGGATGCGGTTCCTCCGCAGGTACAGCTCACTCAGCTGCTGGCAGCGGCTCACGGGCTCCAGGGTGGACACGCTGTTGACGCTGCACGGGGACAGCACGGTGTCAGCTGTAAGGCACGAGTCACGTTCCACGAGGTGCCCGGGGCGAGGAGAAAGCGTCAGGAGTACGGGCAGCAGTGAGCAACCCCCAACT
Coding sequences within:
- the CFAP410 gene encoding cilia- and flagella-associated protein 410 isoform X3: MPSLEVITLSVNSVSTLEPVSRCQQLSELYLRRNRIPSLAELYYLKGLPRLRVLWLAENPCCGPDPHLYRMTVLRNLPHLQKLDNQTVTEEELSRALLEGEEVTAPGGEGAGNGRPELSYGLSALNTAAETQRDALSCGEEEASVQGQLSPKPPSRDPFPSFSQREAVSGRRNRNNVLTAILLLLRELDAEGLEAVRQTVVSRLQALHKQEPQEDVE